The proteins below are encoded in one region of Winogradskyella helgolandensis:
- a CDS encoding ATP-dependent Clp protease ATP-binding subunit: protein MDDNFSPRVKDVIAYSKEEALRLGHDFIGTEHLMLGLLRDGNGKAIDILSALDVDLNHLRRKVEILSPANPNITTTSNDKKNLHLTRQAERALKTTFLEAKLFQSTSINTAHLLLCILRNENDPTTKLLNKLKVDYDNVKEEFKSMITSEDDYLDTPKAESFSDDSMNDEEEAKQNPFGGQASKTNKKSKTPVLDNFGRDLTVLAEEDKLDPVVGREKEIQRVSQILSRRKKNNPLLIGEPGVGKSAIAEGLALRIVKRKVSRTLFNKRVVTLDLASLVAGTKYRGQFEERMKAVMNELEKNDDIILFIDEIHTIVGAGGATGSLDASNMFKPALARGEIQCIGATTLDEYRQYIEKDGALERRFQKVIVEPTSIEETIEILNNIKGKYEEHHNVNYTDEAIEACVKLTSRYMTERFLPDKAIDALDEAGSRVHITNIDVPKQILELEKKLEEVKETKNSVVKKQKYEEAAKLRDDEKRLEKELATAQEKWEEETKQHREIVTEDNVADVVSMMTGIPVNKIAQKEITKLSQLPELIKGKVIGQDQAVAKVVKAIQRNRAGLKDPNKPIGSFIFLGQTGVGKTQLAKVLARELFDSDDSLVRIDMSEYMEKFAISRLVGAPPGYVGYEEGGQLTEKIRRKPYAVVLLDEIEKAHPDVFNMLLQVLDDGYLTDSLGRKIDFRNTIIIMTSNIGARKLKDFGSGVGFGTAAAVAQESDHAKAVIENALKKAFAPEFLNRIDDVIVFNALEKEDIGKIIDIEMAKLIDRLKDLGYELKLTDKAKGYIAEKGFDKQYGARPLNRAIQKYVEDALAEEIINSKIHEGDTISMDLDEENDVLSIKIKSSSKTTES, encoded by the coding sequence ATGGATGATAATTTTTCCCCAAGAGTTAAAGATGTGATTGCTTATAGCAAAGAGGAAGCCTTGCGATTAGGTCATGATTTTATTGGAACTGAGCATTTAATGCTTGGTTTATTAAGAGATGGCAATGGTAAAGCTATAGATATATTAAGTGCTTTAGACGTTGATCTAAATCACTTAAGACGCAAAGTAGAGATATTGAGTCCTGCTAACCCAAATATAACAACCACATCTAACGATAAAAAGAACTTACACCTAACAAGGCAAGCAGAACGTGCTTTGAAAACAACTTTTTTAGAAGCTAAATTGTTTCAAAGTACATCTATTAATACAGCACATTTATTATTGTGCATTTTAAGAAATGAAAATGACCCTACAACTAAGCTTTTAAATAAGCTTAAAGTAGATTATGATAACGTTAAAGAAGAATTTAAATCTATGATAACTAGCGAAGATGATTATTTAGACACTCCAAAAGCAGAATCGTTTTCTGATGATAGCATGAATGATGAAGAGGAAGCAAAGCAAAATCCATTTGGTGGACAAGCGAGCAAAACGAATAAAAAGTCAAAAACACCTGTATTAGATAATTTTGGAAGGGACTTAACAGTTCTTGCAGAAGAGGATAAATTAGATCCTGTTGTAGGAAGAGAAAAAGAAATACAACGTGTTTCTCAAATTTTAAGTCGAAGAAAGAAAAACAATCCTTTATTAATAGGAGAACCTGGTGTTGGTAAATCTGCCATAGCAGAAGGTCTTGCCTTGCGAATTGTAAAACGTAAAGTATCTCGTACCTTATTTAATAAGCGCGTGGTAACTTTAGATTTAGCAAGTTTAGTAGCAGGCACAAAGTATAGAGGTCAGTTTGAAGAACGTATGAAAGCCGTTATGAACGAGCTTGAAAAGAATGACGACATTATTCTTTTTATAGATGAAATTCATACCATTGTTGGTGCTGGTGGAGCCACCGGAAGTTTAGATGCTTCTAACATGTTTAAACCCGCTTTAGCTAGAGGTGAAATACAATGTATTGGTGCAACAACTTTAGATGAATACAGACAGTATATTGAAAAAGATGGTGCCTTAGAACGTCGTTTTCAAAAGGTCATTGTTGAACCAACTTCTATTGAAGAAACTATAGAAATTCTTAATAATATTAAAGGTAAATATGAAGAACATCACAATGTTAATTATACAGATGAAGCGATTGAAGCGTGTGTAAAATTAACGAGCCGTTATATGACGGAACGTTTTCTTCCAGATAAAGCTATTGATGCTTTAGATGAAGCCGGTTCTCGTGTTCATATTACAAATATAGATGTCCCAAAACAAATTCTTGAATTAGAAAAGAAACTTGAAGAAGTTAAGGAAACTAAGAATAGCGTTGTTAAAAAACAGAAATATGAAGAAGCTGCAAAGCTTAGAGATGATGAAAAACGATTAGAAAAAGAACTAGCAACTGCCCAAGAAAAATGGGAAGAAGAAACCAAACAACATCGTGAAATTGTTACAGAAGATAATGTAGCAGATGTTGTGTCTATGATGACAGGAATCCCGGTAAATAAAATTGCGCAAAAAGAAATAACTAAGCTATCACAGCTACCTGAATTAATAAAAGGGAAAGTTATTGGTCAAGATCAAGCTGTTGCAAAGGTTGTTAAAGCGATTCAACGAAATAGAGCTGGACTTAAAGATCCAAATAAACCAATTGGTTCATTTATATTTTTAGGGCAAACTGGTGTTGGTAAAACACAATTAGCAAAAGTATTAGCGCGTGAGTTATTTGATAGTGATGATTCTTTAGTGCGAATTGACATGAGTGAATACATGGAAAAATTTGCGATTTCACGATTAGTTGGTGCACCTCCAGGGTATGTTGGATATGAGGAAGGAGGCCAATTAACAGAAAAAATACGACGCAAACCTTATGCAGTGGTACTTTTAGATGAAATTGAAAAAGCACATCCAGATGTTTTTAATATGCTATTGCAAGTTTTAGACGATGGGTATTTAACAGACAGTTTAGGTCGTAAAATTGATTTTAGAAATACTATCATTATTATGACGTCTAATATTGGAGCTCGTAAATTAAAAGATTTTGGAAGCGGAGTTGGTTTTGGCACTGCTGCAGCAGTTGCGCAAGAATCGGACCATGCCAAAGCGGTGATTGAAAATGCCCTTAAAAAAGCATTTGCACCAGAATTTTTAAACAGAATAGACGATGTTATAGTCTTTAATGCTTTAGAAAAAGAAGATATCGGTAAAATTATTGATATTGAAATGGCTAAGCTTATAGACAGACTCAAAGACTTAGGTTACGAACTTAAGTTAACAGACAAAGCCAAAGGATACATTGCTGAAAAAGGCTTCGATAAACAATATGGAGCGAGACCTCTTAACAGAGCGATTCAGAAATATGTTGAAGATGCACTAGCTGAAGAAATCATTAATTCTAAAATTCACGAAGGCGATACCATCTCAATGGATTTAGATGAAGAAAATGATGTTTTAAGTATAAAAATTAAATCTTCTAGCAAAACTACGGAGTCATAA
- a CDS encoding TlpA disulfide reductase family protein: MKRLLLLCVAATLFACKGEPKDYVTLSGKIANPDESKTLKIFKPGAYEKIITLNDDGTFSDTLKVEAGDYNFQHGKEYGQIYLKNDNVSSFETDYNAFIDSVVFEGDDSDLNNFTVQSFLISKNHFTEDLVATGDMSQVEEAIKGYKSSYEDLKIKYADVDSTHVAIMDNNINMTVEQLSKFMESKQARLNAFPKGSPSPIFENYENYAGGKISLSDLKGKYVYIDLWATWCGPCIKEIPSLKKIEKQYEGKNIEFVSISVDEGRGYKGDPAEAYKGWRKMVSEKELGGIQLIADNGFMSQFIQDYKVSGIPRFILIDPNGNIVSADAPRPSNTVLIDLFNELNI; encoded by the coding sequence ATGAAACGATTATTATTACTTTGCGTTGCAGCTACTTTATTTGCATGTAAAGGAGAACCTAAAGATTATGTTACACTTTCTGGAAAAATTGCAAACCCTGATGAAAGTAAAACACTAAAAATATTTAAGCCAGGAGCTTACGAAAAAATAATTACCTTAAATGATGATGGTACATTTAGTGACACACTAAAAGTTGAAGCTGGAGATTACAACTTTCAACACGGAAAAGAATATGGTCAAATTTACTTAAAAAATGATAATGTCTCTTCTTTTGAAACTGATTATAATGCCTTTATAGATTCTGTTGTTTTTGAAGGTGATGATTCTGATTTAAACAATTTTACTGTTCAATCATTTTTAATTTCTAAAAATCACTTTACCGAAGATCTTGTTGCTACAGGTGATATGAGTCAAGTAGAAGAGGCTATTAAAGGTTATAAGTCTTCCTACGAAGATTTAAAAATTAAATATGCTGATGTAGATTCTACTCATGTTGCTATTATGGACAATAACATCAATATGACTGTAGAACAACTTTCTAAATTTATGGAAAGTAAGCAAGCTAGACTTAATGCCTTCCCAAAAGGGTCTCCATCTCCTATTTTTGAGAACTACGAAAATTATGCTGGTGGAAAAATATCACTTTCTGATTTAAAAGGTAAATATGTATACATAGATTTATGGGCAACTTGGTGTGGTCCTTGTATTAAGGAAATACCTTCGCTTAAAAAAATTGAAAAGCAATATGAAGGAAAAAATATTGAATTTGTAAGTATTTCTGTTGATGAAGGTCGAGGTTATAAAGGAGATCCTGCTGAAGCTTATAAAGGATGGAGAAAAATGGTAAGTGAAAAGGAATTAGGTGGTATCCAGTTAATTGCTGATAATGGTTTTATGTCTCAGTTTATACAAGATTATAAAGTTAGTGGAATTCCAAGATTCATATTAATAGATCCTAATGGAAATATTGTGAGTGCAGATGCTCCAAGACCATCAAATACTGTTTTAATAGATTTATTCAACGAGTTGAATATCTAA
- the hutH gene encoding histidine ammonia-lyase: MDNYHIISSDALDIVTIYNIFYKNKKLKLSEASANNIQKCKTYLDEKLANEKKPMYGINTGFGSLYNVKISDTDLSQLQENLVMSHACGTGDRVPESIVKVMLLLKIQSLSYGHSGVQLATVERLIEFFNNDIFPFVFTQGSLGASGDLAPLAHLALPLLGKGKVVHNNKEYDAAILLEEFNWKPITLEAKEGLALLNGTQFMSAYGVYLLLMSHKTSYLADIIASISLDAFDGRLDPFHDLVHAVRPHPGQRKVARRFNEFLKGSELITREKEHVQDPYSFRCIPQVHGATKDTLDFVEKVILTEINSVTDNPNIFHEEDLIISGGNFHGQPLALALDYLKIAMAEIGNISERRVFQLVSGLRGLPAFLVDNPGLNSGFMIPQYTAASIVSANKQMASPASIDSIVSSNGQEDHVSMGANAATQAYTLVKNVERVIAIELMNASQALEFRRPLKTSPLLESFLEQYRKVVPFIKVDEVLHDSIEASIQFLKDVDIEIEELFLNHYDLK, translated from the coding sequence ATGGATAACTATCATATCATTTCTTCTGATGCTTTAGATATTGTTACGATCTACAATATTTTTTATAAAAACAAAAAGCTAAAACTTTCGGAAGCATCTGCCAATAATATACAGAAATGTAAAACCTATTTGGATGAAAAATTAGCTAATGAAAAAAAACCAATGTATGGTATTAATACAGGATTTGGTTCACTTTATAATGTGAAAATTTCTGATACGGACTTAAGTCAATTGCAAGAAAATTTGGTAATGTCTCACGCTTGTGGTACTGGTGATCGTGTGCCAGAGTCTATCGTAAAAGTGATGTTGCTTTTAAAAATACAGTCACTTAGTTATGGTCATAGTGGAGTTCAGTTAGCTACAGTAGAACGATTAATTGAATTTTTTAACAATGATATATTTCCGTTTGTCTTTACTCAAGGTTCTTTAGGTGCTTCAGGTGATTTGGCACCTTTAGCACATTTGGCATTACCTTTATTAGGAAAAGGTAAAGTAGTACACAACAATAAGGAATATGATGCTGCTATACTTTTAGAAGAATTTAATTGGAAACCCATTACACTTGAAGCAAAAGAAGGTTTAGCCTTATTAAATGGTACTCAGTTTATGAGTGCGTATGGAGTGTATTTGTTATTAATGTCTCATAAAACATCCTATTTGGCTGATATTATCGCTAGTATTTCGTTAGATGCTTTTGATGGTCGTTTAGATCCTTTTCATGATTTGGTACATGCTGTAAGACCACATCCTGGGCAACGTAAAGTGGCAAGACGTTTTAATGAATTTCTAAAAGGAAGTGAGCTTATTACTCGCGAAAAAGAACATGTGCAAGATCCCTATTCTTTTAGATGTATTCCACAAGTACATGGAGCAACAAAGGATACTTTAGATTTTGTTGAAAAAGTGATTTTAACTGAAATTAACTCGGTTACTGATAATCCTAATATTTTTCATGAAGAAGATTTAATTATTTCAGGTGGAAATTTTCATGGTCAACCGTTGGCTTTAGCATTAGATTATTTGAAGATTGCTATGGCTGAAATTGGAAATATATCTGAACGTCGCGTATTTCAACTTGTATCTGGTTTAAGAGGATTGCCTGCATTTTTAGTGGATAATCCAGGGTTGAATTCAGGATTTATGATTCCACAATACACAGCAGCAAGTATTGTTAGTGCAAATAAACAAATGGCATCTCCGGCAAGTATAGATAGTATTGTGTCTAGTAACGGACAAGAAGATCATGTAAGTATGGGAGCCAATGCAGCAACCCAAGCCTATACTTTAGTAAAGAATGTAGAGCGTGTTATTGCAATTGAGTTGATGAATGCGTCCCAAGCTTTAGAATTTAGGAGACCTTTAAAAACGTCACCATTATTAGAATCGTTTTTAGAACAATACCGAAAAGTGGTACCATTTATTAAGGTAGATGAAGTATTACATGATTCTATAGAAGCTTCTATTCAATTTTTAAAGGATGTAGATATTGAAATTGAAGAGTTATTTTTAAATCATTATGATTTGAAGTAA
- a CDS encoding NAD(P)H-hydrate dehydratase translates to MKLFSKEQIYEGDKLTTERQNISSTDLMERAGTQIFNWMHTRMQGAQVPIHVFCGIGNNGGDGLVLARHLITHGYNVVTYIVNCSDKRSKDFLINYDRIKNVTKKWPTMLSCKEDFTEIEIGVDDIIVDAIFGIGLNRPPNDWVKALFQKFKASKAFTLSIDMPSGLYTDKAVEDEDAVIYAGYTLSFQSPKLAFFLPETEKYTIQWEVLDIGIDRDYLMQTETEVELISKLEVLPIYKPRKKFAHKGDFGHVMILGGSYGKIGAVNLASRAALSAGAGLVTAYIPKCGYHSLQTAIPEVMVITDDNETHISNINFELKPTVIGVGVGLGTSEETAKTFEAFLKKNKVPLVIDADGLNIISQHKTLLKLLPKQTVLTPHPKELERLIGKWSSDFEKLEKVKAFTNKYDLIVLIKGAHSITVNKNKLYINTTGNPGMATGGSGDVLTGVISGLIAQGYTPFAATIFGVYLHGKSADISIEDYGYQSLIASHIIETLGEAYLDLFKQPEQPKEEKQQNQ, encoded by the coding sequence ATGAAATTATTTTCAAAAGAACAAATTTACGAAGGTGATAAGTTAACTACAGAACGCCAGAATATTTCCTCTACAGACTTAATGGAACGTGCGGGAACACAAATTTTTAATTGGATGCATACTCGCATGCAAGGGGCACAAGTACCAATTCACGTGTTTTGTGGTATCGGTAATAATGGTGGTGACGGACTTGTTTTAGCAAGGCATTTAATTACGCATGGCTATAATGTGGTTACCTATATTGTGAATTGTAGTGATAAGCGTTCTAAAGATTTTTTAATCAATTACGATCGTATTAAAAATGTGACTAAAAAATGGCCAACGATGTTGAGCTGTAAGGAAGATTTTACAGAGATTGAAATTGGTGTAGATGACATTATTGTAGATGCTATTTTTGGCATTGGCTTAAATAGACCTCCAAATGATTGGGTAAAAGCTTTATTCCAAAAATTTAAAGCTTCCAAAGCGTTTACGTTGTCTATTGATATGCCTTCTGGTTTATATACAGATAAAGCTGTAGAGGATGAAGATGCTGTCATATATGCAGGTTATACTTTGAGTTTTCAATCTCCGAAGTTGGCATTCTTTTTACCCGAAACTGAAAAATATACAATACAGTGGGAAGTTTTGGATATTGGAATAGATCGTGATTATTTAATGCAAACTGAAACAGAAGTTGAATTGATTTCTAAACTTGAAGTATTACCAATTTATAAACCTCGAAAAAAGTTTGCGCATAAAGGTGATTTTGGGCATGTAATGATTTTAGGCGGAAGTTATGGAAAAATAGGTGCTGTTAATTTGGCAAGTAGAGCGGCTTTAAGTGCTGGTGCAGGATTGGTTACTGCGTATATCCCTAAATGCGGTTATCACAGTTTACAAACCGCTATACCAGAAGTTATGGTGATTACAGATGATAATGAAACTCATATTTCAAATATTAATTTCGAATTAAAACCAACTGTAATTGGAGTTGGAGTAGGACTTGGTACTTCTGAAGAAACAGCAAAAACATTTGAGGCCTTTCTAAAGAAAAATAAAGTGCCTTTAGTTATTGATGCAGATGGTTTAAATATAATATCTCAACATAAAACGCTTTTAAAATTACTACCTAAGCAAACAGTATTAACACCTCATCCTAAGGAATTAGAGCGTTTAATAGGGAAGTGGTCTAGCGATTTTGAAAAATTGGAAAAAGTAAAAGCGTTTACTAATAAATATGATTTAATCGTTTTAATAAAAGGAGCGCATTCAATCACTGTGAATAAAAATAAGCTTTACATAAATACCACCGGAAATCCAGGTATGGCAACAGGGGGAAGTGGTGATGTGTTAACAGGGGTAATTTCTGGTTTAATAGCTCAAGGTTATACACCGTTTGCAGCTACTATTTTTGGAGTTTATTTACATGGTAAATCTGCCGATATTTCTATAGAAGATTATGGTTATCAAAGTTTAATTGCGAGTCATATAATTGAAACTTTAGGAGAGGCTTATCTCGATTTATTCAAACAACCAGAGCAACCAAAAGAAGAAAAGCAACAAAATCAATAA
- a CDS encoding TlpA family protein disulfide reductase, giving the protein MKRLIAFFVAVLLLACNEETKVDYTLFSGKIKNPVDQKVTILKGREKVKDITLDKDGSFTDTLKVDAGFYNFSHGRETSAMYLSPTDNINVTLDTEMFDETIAYTGSGSQHSNYLAAKYMANENANIDVAKLYSSEETEFLSAINDIKNSKLELLKSQKDLDIEFITKEEKNIKYDYLSFIQNYTAGHRYYSKNEAFEPSPEFLKPLADIDYSNQNDYINIDNYKNLVQSHFSQKIDKTESPTEIFDFINKEAFPELKVDLMSMLKRKIAPNNEDNKAYYDGIMALSSDEEFKENLTKDYNKIQKLSKGMPSPKFVNYENHKGGTTSLDDLKGQYVYIDVWATWCGPCIAEIPALKAIEKKYHGKNIAFVSLSIDVESAHENWIKMVNDKELGGIQLIADNNGKSQFIGAYAINSIPRFLLIDPDGAIVSADAPRPSDTKLIELFDALNI; this is encoded by the coding sequence ATGAAAAGATTAATAGCCTTTTTTGTAGCCGTACTATTATTGGCATGCAACGAAGAAACAAAAGTAGATTACACCTTATTTTCCGGTAAAATAAAAAACCCGGTAGATCAAAAAGTTACCATATTAAAGGGGCGTGAAAAAGTCAAAGACATAACTTTAGATAAAGACGGAAGTTTTACCGATACTCTAAAAGTTGATGCTGGTTTTTACAATTTTAGTCATGGTCGTGAAACTTCAGCAATGTATCTTTCTCCAACAGATAATATAAATGTTACACTTGACACAGAAATGTTTGACGAAACCATAGCTTACACTGGTTCAGGTTCTCAACACAGTAATTATTTAGCCGCAAAATATATGGCGAATGAAAATGCCAATATTGATGTAGCAAAATTATATTCGAGTGAAGAAACAGAATTTCTTTCTGCAATTAACGACATTAAAAATTCTAAACTAGAACTTTTAAAAAGTCAAAAGGATTTAGATATTGAATTTATAACCAAAGAAGAAAAAAACATAAAATATGATTATTTAAGTTTCATTCAAAATTATACTGCTGGACATAGATATTATTCAAAAAATGAAGCCTTTGAACCTTCTCCTGAATTTTTGAAACCACTTGCTGACATAGATTATAGTAATCAAAACGATTACATAAATATAGATAATTACAAAAACTTAGTACAAAGTCATTTCTCTCAAAAAATTGATAAAACTGAAAGTCCAACTGAAATATTTGACTTTATTAATAAGGAAGCTTTTCCAGAATTAAAAGTTGATTTAATGAGTATGCTTAAACGCAAAATAGCTCCAAATAACGAGGATAATAAAGCTTACTATGATGGGATTATGGCATTATCATCAGATGAAGAATTCAAAGAAAATTTAACCAAGGATTATAATAAAATACAGAAGCTATCTAAAGGGATGCCATCTCCTAAGTTTGTGAATTATGAAAATCATAAGGGTGGCACAACATCTTTAGATGACCTTAAAGGTCAGTATGTTTACATAGATGTTTGGGCAACTTGGTGTGGACCATGTATTGCTGAAATTCCAGCACTTAAGGCCATTGAGAAAAAATACCATGGAAAAAACATCGCTTTTGTTAGCTTATCAATTGATGTAGAAAGTGCACATGAAAATTGGATTAAAATGGTAAATGACAAAGAATTAGGAGGCATACAACTGATTGCTGATAATAACGGAAAATCTCAATTTATTGGAGCCTATGCAATTAATAGTATTCCTAGATTTTTATTAATTGATCCTGATGGTGCTATTGTTAGTGCAGATGCACCAAGACCATCTGACACAAAACTTATAGAATTATTTGATGCATTAAATATTTAA
- the thrA gene encoding bifunctional aspartate kinase/homoserine dehydrogenase I, translating into MKVLKFGGTSVGSAENINKVISILNQQSQTTNIAVVVSAVGGITDKLLEAGNLACSKDLDYKQKYDTIWSIHNSIIEGLFLNPDNDKSLQKQQDDLYDLMTEKLNDLKSLLDGIYLINELSPKTKDKLLSFGEDLSSTLIYHTLKSRTIDAALKNSQDLIVTDSNFNNATVNFDITNTNIQSFFNSNDSAIVLFPGFVSKSINDEITTLGRGGSDYTAAIIAAAMDADELQIWTDVSGMFTTNPKLVKQASPIVELSYQEAVELSHFGAKVLYPPTVMPVLKKKIPIVIKNTLDPEAIGTTITQNITPNGNSPVKGISNIDKVALLTLQGNGMVGVPGFSKRLFETLAQEKINIILITQSSSEHTICFGISDSDAQRAKIAIDAVFEYEISLQKIDPIVLETNLSIIAVIGDKMKNHQGISGKMFSTLGKNNVNIRAIAQGASERNISAVIHKNDVKKALNSLHEQFFEIKTKQINLFITGVGNVGERLIEQIKQQKAYLKENFKISLRIAGLSNSRTMIVNDEGINLKNWKQELENGEKSSLDGFFEHAKSLNLRNSVFVDITANEAVSNIYSDYLKQSISVVACNKIACSGNIEYYTELKALSRQYNTSFLFETNVGAGLPVLDTLSNLIASGDKVNTIQAVLSGSLNFIFNNFNTETTFYDVVKQAQEEGYTEPDPRIDLSGIDVARKILILARESGHAIELSQLESDSFLTENASNSDTVDDFFKTLIEDEDYYQGLFKSAQDNNCQLKFVAEFNDGKAKVGLQEIPEGHPFYNLKGKDNIVMFYTQRYPEQPLIIKGAGAGADVTASGLFADIIRIANN; encoded by the coding sequence ATGAAAGTTCTCAAATTTGGAGGAACATCAGTAGGTTCAGCCGAAAACATAAATAAAGTCATTTCTATTTTAAACCAACAATCTCAAACAACTAATATTGCTGTTGTAGTGTCTGCAGTTGGTGGTATTACAGATAAACTATTAGAAGCAGGAAACTTGGCTTGCAGTAAAGATTTAGATTATAAACAGAAATATGATACCATTTGGTCTATACATAATTCTATTATTGAAGGTTTATTTTTAAATCCTGATAACGATAAATCACTGCAAAAACAACAGGATGATTTGTATGATTTAATGACCGAAAAGTTAAATGACTTAAAAAGTCTATTAGATGGTATTTATCTAATTAATGAATTATCGCCTAAAACAAAAGATAAATTATTAAGTTTTGGAGAAGACTTATCATCTACCCTTATTTATCACACATTAAAATCTAGAACAATAGATGCGGCTTTAAAGAACTCGCAAGATTTAATTGTTACAGATTCAAACTTTAATAATGCTACGGTAAATTTTGATATTACAAACACTAATATTCAATCGTTTTTTAATTCTAATGACAGTGCTATTGTATTGTTTCCAGGTTTTGTTTCAAAATCTATAAATGATGAAATTACAACGCTTGGTCGTGGTGGTTCAGATTATACCGCTGCCATTATCGCAGCTGCAATGGATGCCGATGAATTACAAATATGGACAGATGTTAGTGGCATGTTTACAACCAACCCAAAATTAGTAAAACAAGCCTCTCCTATTGTAGAGTTATCATATCAAGAAGCTGTTGAATTATCGCATTTTGGCGCTAAAGTTTTATATCCACCAACAGTAATGCCTGTGCTTAAAAAGAAGATTCCAATTGTGATTAAAAACACATTAGATCCTGAAGCTATTGGTACTACCATTACTCAAAATATAACACCTAACGGAAATTCTCCTGTAAAAGGTATTAGTAATATTGATAAAGTAGCGTTACTCACTTTACAAGGTAACGGTATGGTTGGAGTTCCTGGTTTTAGTAAGCGTTTATTTGAAACCCTAGCTCAAGAAAAAATTAATATCATTTTAATTACACAATCATCTTCAGAGCATACTATTTGTTTCGGAATTTCAGATAGCGATGCACAACGCGCAAAAATAGCGATTGATGCTGTTTTTGAATATGAAATTTCACTTCAGAAAATTGATCCGATTGTTCTAGAGACTAACTTATCTATTATCGCAGTCATTGGTGATAAAATGAAAAATCATCAAGGTATAAGTGGGAAGATGTTTAGTACCCTTGGTAAAAACAATGTGAATATTAGAGCTATTGCTCAAGGTGCTTCGGAACGTAATATTTCTGCTGTTATTCATAAAAACGATGTAAAAAAAGCATTAAATAGTTTACATGAGCAGTTTTTTGAAATCAAGACTAAACAAATCAACCTCTTCATAACTGGTGTTGGTAATGTTGGCGAGCGACTAATAGAACAGATAAAGCAACAAAAAGCATATTTGAAAGAGAACTTCAAAATAAGCTTAAGAATTGCTGGTTTATCTAATTCTAGAACCATGATTGTTAATGACGAAGGCATCAATTTAAAAAATTGGAAACAAGAACTTGAAAATGGAGAAAAGTCAAGTTTAGATGGCTTTTTTGAACATGCAAAAAGCTTAAATTTAAGAAACTCTGTTTTTGTAGATATCACAGCTAACGAAGCCGTTTCTAATATTTATAGTGACTATTTAAAACAAAGTATTTCCGTTGTAGCTTGTAACAAAATTGCCTGTTCAGGAAATATTGAATATTACACAGAATTAAAAGCATTATCAAGGCAATACAATACCTCATTTTTGTTTGAAACCAATGTTGGTGCAGGTTTACCTGTCTTAGATACGCTAAGTAATTTAATAGCTTCAGGAGATAAAGTAAACACTATCCAAGCCGTTTTGTCAGGTAGTCTTAATTTTATATTCAATAATTTTAATACTGAAACCACCTTTTACGATGTTGTAAAACAAGCACAAGAAGAAGGCTACACAGAACCAGATCCTAGAATAGATTTAAGCGGTATTGATGTGGCTCGTAAGATTTTAATCTTAGCACGAGAAAGTGGTCATGCTATTGAATTATCGCAGCTAGAAAGTGACAGTTTCTTAACTGAAAATGCCTCTAATTCAGATACGGTTGATGACTTTTTCAAAACTTTAATTGAAGATGAAGACTACTATCAAGGATTATTCAAGTCTGCACAAGATAATAACTGCCAACTAAAATTTGTTGCAGAATTTAATGATGGAAAGGCAAAAGTTGGACTTCAAGAAATACCTGAAGGTCATCCATTTTATAACCTTAAAGGAAAAGATAATATCGTCATGTTTTACACGCAGCGTTACCCAGAACAACCTTTAATAATTAAAGGTGCTGGTGCTGGTGCTGATGTTACGGCTTCAGGTTTATTTGCCGATATCATAAGAATTGCTAATAATTAG